From a single Myxocyprinus asiaticus isolate MX2 ecotype Aquarium Trade chromosome 33, UBuf_Myxa_2, whole genome shotgun sequence genomic region:
- the LOC127424097 gene encoding uncharacterized protein LOC127424097 isoform X49 gives MRNSYNRRTEEQNRRTDWQFLTMNTADCLLFLLCGATMLQFITCYSDGSILEDECSGMNINHLDENDVKIPAQTTETPFKIIPEVQTFNNSEVETTITVSLTAINSPFTGFLLEARKCDSCPPAGTFSLIDSSSSTLLTCDGQSGRAVSHINNLDKTSITVHWQVPESGTFYFRAAFTRDYFMFWQRKPIILPTTAPTTVTTTVKATISRTVTPTLPLPSNTNSTPVTPALPLPSNTDSTLVTPALPLPSNTNSTPVTPTLPLPSNTNSTPVTPTLPLPSNTNLTPVPSAFPATSTADSTPVTPTLPLPSNTNSTPVTPALPLPSNTNSTPVTPTLPLPSNTNLTPVPSAFPATSTADSTPVTPTLPLPSNTNSTPVTPTLPLPSNTNSTPVTPTLPLPSNTNSTPVPSTFPATSNTNSIPVLSTLPSQCGDYVRCVLALLLLSRLCFLDSSLLIIIRPVLKMVTMTGSVFQLAFIIVAVVLVLIRAIQYVCVCDCAGLDVAFPTLTVISMVTSLLHTITVFLHCGPSHELRKYWLYGLIIMDLLNTCITTAAIFVGLRCFQEQWLLILMGVYVIWEIMLYISQIRKDGDIQSQILEKKISPWIIMFIIFSILNVMFTIALIAGVSLERMITC, from the exons ATGAGGAATAGTTACAATAGAAGAACAGAAGAACAGAACAGAAGAACCGACTGGCAGTTCCTCACG ATGAATACTGCGGACTGTCTCCTTTTTCTGTTATGTGGAGCTACCATGTTGCAGTTCATCACCTGCTACAGTGATGGAAGTATATTGGAGGATGAATGTTCAGGAATGAACATCAATCATTTGGatgaaaatgatgtaaaaataccAGCACAAACTACTGAAACTCCTTTCAAGATCATACCAGAAGTTCAAACCTTCAATAATTCTGAAGTGGAAACCACCATTACTG TGTCACTTACGGCTATCAATTCTCCATTTACTGGTTTTCTGTTGGAGGCCCGTAAGTGTGATAGCTGTCCGCCTGCTGGTACTTTTAGTTTGATTGACTCGAGCAGCAGCACACTCCTGACGTGTGATGGTCAATCT GGCAGGGCTGTGAGTCACATTAATAATCTAGATAAAACATCCATCACAGTGCACTGGCAAGTTCCAGAGAGTGGAACATTCTACTTCAG AGCTGCATTCACTAGGGACTACTTCATGTTTTGGCAAAGAAAGCCAATCATACTTCCGACAACTGCACCTACCACTGTGACCACCACTGTAAAAGCCACTATAAGCCGAACAG TCACACCAACATTGCCTCTACCATCAAATACAAACTCCACTCCAG TCACACCAGCATTGCCTCTACCATCAAATACAGACTCCACTCTAG TCACACCAGCATTGCCTCTACCATCAAATACAAACTCCACTCCAG TCACACCAACATTGCCTCTACCATCAAATACAAACTCCACTCCAG TCACACCAACATTGCCTCTACCATCAAATACAAACCTCACTCCAG TTCCATCAGCATTTCCTGCAACCTCAACTGCAGACTCCACCCCAG TCACACCAACATTGCCTCTACCATCAAATACAAACTCCACTCCGG TCACACCAGCATTGCCTCTACCATCAAATACAAACTCCACTCCAG TCACACCAACATTGCCTCTACCATCAAATACAAACCTCACTCCAG TTCCATCAGCATTTCCTGCAACCTCAACTGCAGACTCCACCCCAG TCACACCAACATTGCCTCTACCATCAAATACAAACTCCACTCCGG TCACACCAACATTGCCTCTACCATCAAATACAAACTCCACTCCAG TCACACCAACATTGCCTCTACCATCAAATACAAACTCCACTCCAG TTCCATCAACATTTCCTGCAACCTCAAATACAAACTCCATTCCAG TTCTATCAACATTGCCTTCCCAATGTGGGGATTATGTG AGATGTGTTTTAGCACTGTTACTTCTCAGTCGTCTATGTTTTCTTGACTCCTCTCTCCTGATAATCATCAGGCCAGTTTTAAAAATG GTCACCATGACTGGGTCTGTCTTTCAACTAGCTTTCATAATTGTTGCTGTCGTCCTTGTACTGATAAGAGCAATTCAA tatgtgtgtgtgtgcgattgTGCTGGTTTGGATGTTGCATTTCCTACTCTGACAGTGATTTCCATGGTTACAAGCTTGCTGCACACCATCACTGTTTTTCTTCACTGTGGACCAAGCCATGAGCT AAGGAAGTATTGGCTGTACGGCCTCATCATTATGGACCTACTAAATACCTGCATTACAA CGGCTGCAATATTTGTTGGACTGCGGTGCTTTCAAGAGCAGTGGCTACTAATATTAATGGGAGTTTATGTTATTTGGGAGATCATGTTGTACATCAGTCAGATAAGAAAAGACGGAG ATATTCAGAGTCAGATTCTGGAAAAGAAA ATATCCCCATGGATCATTATGTTTATCATCTTTTCCATACTTAATGTAATGTTTACAATCGCACTTATTGCAGGAGTTTCTTTGGAAAGAATGATAACGTGTTAA
- the LOC127424097 gene encoding uncharacterized protein LOC127424097 isoform X32 gives MRNSYNRRTEEQNRRTDWQFLTMNTADCLLFLLCGATMLQFITCYSDGSILEDECSGMNINHLDENDVKIPAQTTETPFKIIPEVQTFNNSEVETTITVSLTAINSPFTGFLLEARKCDSCPPAGTFSLIDSSSSTLLTCDGQSGRAVSHINNLDKTSITVHWQVPESGTFYFRAAFTRDYFMFWQRKPIILPTTAPTTVTTTVKATISRTVTPTLPLPSNTNSTPVTPALPLPSNTDSTLVTPALPLPSNTNSTPVTPTLPLPSNTNLTPVPSAFPATSTADSTPVTPTLPLPSNTNSTPVTPALPLPSNTNSTPVTPTLPLPSNTNSTPVTPTLPLPSNTNSTPVTPTLPLPSNTNLTPVPSAFPATSTADSTPVTPALPLPSNTNSTPVTPTLPLPSNTNSTPVTPTLPLPSNTNSTPVPSTFPATSNTNSIPVLSTLPSQCGDYVRCVLALLLLSRLCFLDSSLLIIIRPVLKMVTMTGSVFQLAFIIVAVVLVLIRAIQYVCVCDCAGLDVAFPTLTVISMVTSLLHTITVFLHCGPSHELRKYWLYGLIIMDLLNTCITTAAIFVGLRCFQEQWLLILMGVYVIWEIMLYISQIRKDGDIQSQILEKKISPWIIMFIIFSILNVMFTIALIAGVSLERMITC, from the exons ATGAGGAATAGTTACAATAGAAGAACAGAAGAACAGAACAGAAGAACCGACTGGCAGTTCCTCACG ATGAATACTGCGGACTGTCTCCTTTTTCTGTTATGTGGAGCTACCATGTTGCAGTTCATCACCTGCTACAGTGATGGAAGTATATTGGAGGATGAATGTTCAGGAATGAACATCAATCATTTGGatgaaaatgatgtaaaaataccAGCACAAACTACTGAAACTCCTTTCAAGATCATACCAGAAGTTCAAACCTTCAATAATTCTGAAGTGGAAACCACCATTACTG TGTCACTTACGGCTATCAATTCTCCATTTACTGGTTTTCTGTTGGAGGCCCGTAAGTGTGATAGCTGTCCGCCTGCTGGTACTTTTAGTTTGATTGACTCGAGCAGCAGCACACTCCTGACGTGTGATGGTCAATCT GGCAGGGCTGTGAGTCACATTAATAATCTAGATAAAACATCCATCACAGTGCACTGGCAAGTTCCAGAGAGTGGAACATTCTACTTCAG AGCTGCATTCACTAGGGACTACTTCATGTTTTGGCAAAGAAAGCCAATCATACTTCCGACAACTGCACCTACCACTGTGACCACCACTGTAAAAGCCACTATAAGCCGAACAG TCACACCAACATTGCCTCTACCATCAAATACAAACTCCACTCCAG TCACACCAGCATTGCCTCTACCATCAAATACAGACTCCACTCTAG TCACACCAGCATTGCCTCTACCATCAAATACAAACTCCACTCCAG TCACACCAACATTGCCTCTACCATCAAATACAAACCTCACTCCAG TTCCATCAGCATTTCCTGCAACCTCAACTGCAGACTCCACCCCAG TCACACCAACATTGCCTCTACCATCAAATACAAACTCCACTCCGG TCACACCAGCATTGCCTCTACCATCAAATACAAACTCCACTCCAG TCACACCAACATTGCCTCTACCATCAAATACAAACTCCACTCCAG TCACACCAACATTGCCTCTACCATCAAATACAAACTCCACTCCAG TCACACCAACATTGCCTCTACCATCAAATACAAACCTCACTCCAG TTCCATCAGCATTTCCTGCAACCTCAACTGCAGACTCCACCCCAG TCACACCAGCATTGCCTCTACCATCAAATACAAACTCCACTCCAG TCACACCAACATTGCCTCTACCATCAAATACAAACTCCACTCCAG TCACACCAACATTGCCTCTACCATCAAATACAAACTCCACTCCAG TTCCATCAACATTTCCTGCAACCTCAAATACAAACTCCATTCCAG TTCTATCAACATTGCCTTCCCAATGTGGGGATTATGTG AGATGTGTTTTAGCACTGTTACTTCTCAGTCGTCTATGTTTTCTTGACTCCTCTCTCCTGATAATCATCAGGCCAGTTTTAAAAATG GTCACCATGACTGGGTCTGTCTTTCAACTAGCTTTCATAATTGTTGCTGTCGTCCTTGTACTGATAAGAGCAATTCAA tatgtgtgtgtgtgcgattgTGCTGGTTTGGATGTTGCATTTCCTACTCTGACAGTGATTTCCATGGTTACAAGCTTGCTGCACACCATCACTGTTTTTCTTCACTGTGGACCAAGCCATGAGCT AAGGAAGTATTGGCTGTACGGCCTCATCATTATGGACCTACTAAATACCTGCATTACAA CGGCTGCAATATTTGTTGGACTGCGGTGCTTTCAAGAGCAGTGGCTACTAATATTAATGGGAGTTTATGTTATTTGGGAGATCATGTTGTACATCAGTCAGATAAGAAAAGACGGAG ATATTCAGAGTCAGATTCTGGAAAAGAAA ATATCCCCATGGATCATTATGTTTATCATCTTTTCCATACTTAATGTAATGTTTACAATCGCACTTATTGCAGGAGTTTCTTTGGAAAGAATGATAACGTGTTAA
- the LOC127424097 gene encoding uncharacterized protein LOC127424097 isoform X2: MRNSYNRRTEEQNRRTDWQFLTMNTADCLLFLLCGATMLQFITCYSDGSILEDECSGMNINHLDENDVKIPAQTTETPFKIIPEVQTFNNSEVETTITVSLTAINSPFTGFLLEARKCDSCPPAGTFSLIDSSSSTLLTCDGQSGRAVSHINNLDKTSITVHWQVPESGTFYFRAAFTRDYFMFWQRKPIILPTTAPTTVTTTVKATISRTVTPTLPLPSNTNSTPVTPALPLPSNTDSTLVTPALPLPSNTNSTPVTPTLPLPSNTNLTPVPSAFPATSTADSTPVTPTLPLPSNTNSTPVTPTLPLPSNTNSTPVTPTLPLPSNTNSTPVTPTLPLPSNTNLTPVPSAFPATSTADSTPVTPTLPLPSNTNSTPVTPALPLPSNTNSTPVTPTLPLPSNTNLTPVPSAFPATSTADSTPVTPTLPLPSNTNSTPVTPTLPLPSNTNSTPVTPTLPLPSNTNSTPVPSTFPATSNTNSIPVLSTLPSQCGDYVRCVLALLLLSRLCFLDSSLLIIIRPVLKMVTMTGSVFQLAFIIVAVVLVLIRAIQYVCVCDCAGLDVAFPTLTVISMVTSLLHTITVFLHCGPSHELRKYWLYGLIIMDLLNTCITTAAIFVGLRCFQEQWLLILMGVYVIWEIMLYISQIRKDGDIQSQILEKKISPWIIMFIIFSILNVMFTIALIAGVSLERMITC; the protein is encoded by the exons ATGAGGAATAGTTACAATAGAAGAACAGAAGAACAGAACAGAAGAACCGACTGGCAGTTCCTCACG ATGAATACTGCGGACTGTCTCCTTTTTCTGTTATGTGGAGCTACCATGTTGCAGTTCATCACCTGCTACAGTGATGGAAGTATATTGGAGGATGAATGTTCAGGAATGAACATCAATCATTTGGatgaaaatgatgtaaaaataccAGCACAAACTACTGAAACTCCTTTCAAGATCATACCAGAAGTTCAAACCTTCAATAATTCTGAAGTGGAAACCACCATTACTG TGTCACTTACGGCTATCAATTCTCCATTTACTGGTTTTCTGTTGGAGGCCCGTAAGTGTGATAGCTGTCCGCCTGCTGGTACTTTTAGTTTGATTGACTCGAGCAGCAGCACACTCCTGACGTGTGATGGTCAATCT GGCAGGGCTGTGAGTCACATTAATAATCTAGATAAAACATCCATCACAGTGCACTGGCAAGTTCCAGAGAGTGGAACATTCTACTTCAG AGCTGCATTCACTAGGGACTACTTCATGTTTTGGCAAAGAAAGCCAATCATACTTCCGACAACTGCACCTACCACTGTGACCACCACTGTAAAAGCCACTATAAGCCGAACAG TCACACCAACATTGCCTCTACCATCAAATACAAACTCCACTCCAG TCACACCAGCATTGCCTCTACCATCAAATACAGACTCCACTCTAG TCACACCAGCATTGCCTCTACCATCAAATACAAACTCCACTCCAG TCACACCAACATTGCCTCTACCATCAAATACAAACCTCACTCCAG TTCCATCAGCATTTCCTGCAACCTCAACTGCAGACTCCACCCCAG TCACACCAACATTGCCTCTACCATCAAATACAAACTCCACTCCGG TCACACCAACATTGCCTCTACCATCAAATACAAACTCCACTCCAG TCACACCAACATTGCCTCTACCATCAAATACAAACTCCACTCCAG TCACACCAACATTGCCTCTACCATCAAATACAAACCTCACTCCAG TTCCATCAGCATTTCCTGCAACCTCAACTGCAGACTCCACCCCAG TCACACCAACATTGCCTCTACCATCAAATACAAACTCCACTCCGG TCACACCAGCATTGCCTCTACCATCAAATACAAACTCCACTCCAG TCACACCAACATTGCCTCTACCATCAAATACAAACCTCACTCCAG TTCCATCAGCATTTCCTGCAACCTCAACTGCAGACTCCACCCCAG TCACACCAACATTGCCTCTACCATCAAATACAAACTCCACTCCGG TCACACCAACATTGCCTCTACCATCAAATACAAACTCCACTCCAG TCACACCAACATTGCCTCTACCATCAAATACAAACTCCACTCCAG TTCCATCAACATTTCCTGCAACCTCAAATACAAACTCCATTCCAG TTCTATCAACATTGCCTTCCCAATGTGGGGATTATGTG AGATGTGTTTTAGCACTGTTACTTCTCAGTCGTCTATGTTTTCTTGACTCCTCTCTCCTGATAATCATCAGGCCAGTTTTAAAAATG GTCACCATGACTGGGTCTGTCTTTCAACTAGCTTTCATAATTGTTGCTGTCGTCCTTGTACTGATAAGAGCAATTCAA tatgtgtgtgtgtgcgattgTGCTGGTTTGGATGTTGCATTTCCTACTCTGACAGTGATTTCCATGGTTACAAGCTTGCTGCACACCATCACTGTTTTTCTTCACTGTGGACCAAGCCATGAGCT AAGGAAGTATTGGCTGTACGGCCTCATCATTATGGACCTACTAAATACCTGCATTACAA CGGCTGCAATATTTGTTGGACTGCGGTGCTTTCAAGAGCAGTGGCTACTAATATTAATGGGAGTTTATGTTATTTGGGAGATCATGTTGTACATCAGTCAGATAAGAAAAGACGGAG ATATTCAGAGTCAGATTCTGGAAAAGAAA ATATCCCCATGGATCATTATGTTTATCATCTTTTCCATACTTAATGTAATGTTTACAATCGCACTTATTGCAGGAGTTTCTTTGGAAAGAATGATAACGTGTTAA
- the LOC127424097 gene encoding uncharacterized protein LOC127424097 isoform X38 — MRNSYNRRTEEQNRRTDWQFLTMNTADCLLFLLCGATMLQFITCYSDGSILEDECSGMNINHLDENDVKIPAQTTETPFKIIPEVQTFNNSEVETTITVSLTAINSPFTGFLLEARKCDSCPPAGTFSLIDSSSSTLLTCDGQSGRAVSHINNLDKTSITVHWQVPESGTFYFRAAFTRDYFMFWQRKPIILPTTAPTTVTTTVKATISRTVTPTLPLPSNTNSTPVTPALPLPSNTDSTLVTPALPLPSNTNSTPVTPTLPLPSNTNSTPVTPTLPLPSNTNSTPVTPTLPLPSNTNLTPVPSAFPATSTADSTPVTPTLPLPSNTNSTPVTPALPLPSNTNSTPVTPTLPLPSNTNLTPVPSAFPATSTADSTPVTPTLPLPSNTNSTPVTPTLPLPSNTNSTPVTPTLPLPSNTNSTPVPSTFPATSNTNSIPVLSTLPSQCGDYVRCVLALLLLSRLCFLDSSLLIIIRPVLKMVTMTGSVFQLAFIIVAVVLVLIRAIQYVCVCDCAGLDVAFPTLTVISMVTSLLHTITVFLHCGPSHELRKYWLYGLIIMDLLNTCITTAAIFVGLRCFQEQWLLILMGVYVIWEIMLYISQIRKDGDIQSQILEKKISPWIIMFIIFSILNVMFTIALIAGVSLERMITC, encoded by the exons ATGAGGAATAGTTACAATAGAAGAACAGAAGAACAGAACAGAAGAACCGACTGGCAGTTCCTCACG ATGAATACTGCGGACTGTCTCCTTTTTCTGTTATGTGGAGCTACCATGTTGCAGTTCATCACCTGCTACAGTGATGGAAGTATATTGGAGGATGAATGTTCAGGAATGAACATCAATCATTTGGatgaaaatgatgtaaaaataccAGCACAAACTACTGAAACTCCTTTCAAGATCATACCAGAAGTTCAAACCTTCAATAATTCTGAAGTGGAAACCACCATTACTG TGTCACTTACGGCTATCAATTCTCCATTTACTGGTTTTCTGTTGGAGGCCCGTAAGTGTGATAGCTGTCCGCCTGCTGGTACTTTTAGTTTGATTGACTCGAGCAGCAGCACACTCCTGACGTGTGATGGTCAATCT GGCAGGGCTGTGAGTCACATTAATAATCTAGATAAAACATCCATCACAGTGCACTGGCAAGTTCCAGAGAGTGGAACATTCTACTTCAG AGCTGCATTCACTAGGGACTACTTCATGTTTTGGCAAAGAAAGCCAATCATACTTCCGACAACTGCACCTACCACTGTGACCACCACTGTAAAAGCCACTATAAGCCGAACAG TCACACCAACATTGCCTCTACCATCAAATACAAACTCCACTCCAG TCACACCAGCATTGCCTCTACCATCAAATACAGACTCCACTCTAG TCACACCAGCATTGCCTCTACCATCAAATACAAACTCCACTCCAG TCACACCAACATTGCCTCTACCATCAAATACAAACTCCACTCCAG TCACACCAACATTGCCTCTACCATCAAATACAAACTCCACTCCAG TCACACCAACATTGCCTCTACCATCAAATACAAACCTCACTCCAG TTCCATCAGCATTTCCTGCAACCTCAACTGCAGACTCCACCCCAG TCACACCAACATTGCCTCTACCATCAAATACAAACTCCACTCCGG TCACACCAGCATTGCCTCTACCATCAAATACAAACTCCACTCCAG TCACACCAACATTGCCTCTACCATCAAATACAAACCTCACTCCAG TTCCATCAGCATTTCCTGCAACCTCAACTGCAGACTCCACCCCAG TCACACCAACATTGCCTCTACCATCAAATACAAACTCCACTCCGG TCACACCAACATTGCCTCTACCATCAAATACAAACTCCACTCCAG TCACACCAACATTGCCTCTACCATCAAATACAAACTCCACTCCAG TTCCATCAACATTTCCTGCAACCTCAAATACAAACTCCATTCCAG TTCTATCAACATTGCCTTCCCAATGTGGGGATTATGTG AGATGTGTTTTAGCACTGTTACTTCTCAGTCGTCTATGTTTTCTTGACTCCTCTCTCCTGATAATCATCAGGCCAGTTTTAAAAATG GTCACCATGACTGGGTCTGTCTTTCAACTAGCTTTCATAATTGTTGCTGTCGTCCTTGTACTGATAAGAGCAATTCAA tatgtgtgtgtgtgcgattgTGCTGGTTTGGATGTTGCATTTCCTACTCTGACAGTGATTTCCATGGTTACAAGCTTGCTGCACACCATCACTGTTTTTCTTCACTGTGGACCAAGCCATGAGCT AAGGAAGTATTGGCTGTACGGCCTCATCATTATGGACCTACTAAATACCTGCATTACAA CGGCTGCAATATTTGTTGGACTGCGGTGCTTTCAAGAGCAGTGGCTACTAATATTAATGGGAGTTTATGTTATTTGGGAGATCATGTTGTACATCAGTCAGATAAGAAAAGACGGAG ATATTCAGAGTCAGATTCTGGAAAAGAAA ATATCCCCATGGATCATTATGTTTATCATCTTTTCCATACTTAATGTAATGTTTACAATCGCACTTATTGCAGGAGTTTCTTTGGAAAGAATGATAACGTGTTAA
- the LOC127424097 gene encoding uncharacterized protein LOC127424097 isoform X19 yields the protein MRNSYNRRTEEQNRRTDWQFLTMNTADCLLFLLCGATMLQFITCYSDGSILEDECSGMNINHLDENDVKIPAQTTETPFKIIPEVQTFNNSEVETTITVSLTAINSPFTGFLLEARKCDSCPPAGTFSLIDSSSSTLLTCDGQSGRAVSHINNLDKTSITVHWQVPESGTFYFRAAFTRDYFMFWQRKPIILPTTAPTTVTTTVKATISRTVTPTLPLPSNTNSTPVTPTLPLPSNTNLTPVPSAFPATSTADSTPVTPALPLPSNTNSTPVTPTLPLPSNTNSTPVTPTLPLPSNTNSTPVTPTLPLPSNTNLTPVPSAFPATSTADSTPVTPTLPLPSNTNSTPVTPALPLPSNTNSTPVTPTLPLPSNTNLTPVPSAFPATSTADSTPVTPTLPLPSNTNSTPVTPTLPLPSNTNSTPVTPTLPLPSNTNSTPVPSTFPATSNTNSIPVLSTLPSQCGDYVRCVLALLLLSRLCFLDSSLLIIIRPVLKMVTMTGSVFQLAFIIVAVVLVLIRAIQYVCVCDCAGLDVAFPTLTVISMVTSLLHTITVFLHCGPSHELRKYWLYGLIIMDLLNTCITTAAIFVGLRCFQEQWLLILMGVYVIWEIMLYISQIRKDGDIQSQILEKKISPWIIMFIIFSILNVMFTIALIAGVSLERMITC from the exons ATGAGGAATAGTTACAATAGAAGAACAGAAGAACAGAACAGAAGAACCGACTGGCAGTTCCTCACG ATGAATACTGCGGACTGTCTCCTTTTTCTGTTATGTGGAGCTACCATGTTGCAGTTCATCACCTGCTACAGTGATGGAAGTATATTGGAGGATGAATGTTCAGGAATGAACATCAATCATTTGGatgaaaatgatgtaaaaataccAGCACAAACTACTGAAACTCCTTTCAAGATCATACCAGAAGTTCAAACCTTCAATAATTCTGAAGTGGAAACCACCATTACTG TGTCACTTACGGCTATCAATTCTCCATTTACTGGTTTTCTGTTGGAGGCCCGTAAGTGTGATAGCTGTCCGCCTGCTGGTACTTTTAGTTTGATTGACTCGAGCAGCAGCACACTCCTGACGTGTGATGGTCAATCT GGCAGGGCTGTGAGTCACATTAATAATCTAGATAAAACATCCATCACAGTGCACTGGCAAGTTCCAGAGAGTGGAACATTCTACTTCAG AGCTGCATTCACTAGGGACTACTTCATGTTTTGGCAAAGAAAGCCAATCATACTTCCGACAACTGCACCTACCACTGTGACCACCACTGTAAAAGCCACTATAAGCCGAACAG TCACACCAACATTGCCTCTACCATCAAATACAAACTCCACTCCAG TCACACCAACATTGCCTCTACCATCAAATACAAACCTCACTCCAG TTCCATCAGCATTTCCTGCAACCTCAACTGCAGACTCCACCCCAG TCACACCAGCATTGCCTCTACCATCAAATACAAACTCCACTCCAG TCACACCAACATTGCCTCTACCATCAAATACAAACTCCACTCCAG TCACACCAACATTGCCTCTACCATCAAATACAAACTCCACTCCAG TCACACCAACATTGCCTCTACCATCAAATACAAACCTCACTCCAG TTCCATCAGCATTTCCTGCAACCTCAACTGCAGACTCCACCCCAG TCACACCAACATTGCCTCTACCATCAAATACAAACTCCACTCCGG TCACACCAGCATTGCCTCTACCATCAAATACAAACTCCACTCCAG TCACACCAACATTGCCTCTACCATCAAATACAAACCTCACTCCAG TTCCATCAGCATTTCCTGCAACCTCAACTGCAGACTCCACCCCAG TCACACCAACATTGCCTCTACCATCAAATACAAACTCCACTCCGG TCACACCAACATTGCCTCTACCATCAAATACAAACTCCACTCCAG TCACACCAACATTGCCTCTACCATCAAATACAAACTCCACTCCAG TTCCATCAACATTTCCTGCAACCTCAAATACAAACTCCATTCCAG TTCTATCAACATTGCCTTCCCAATGTGGGGATTATGTG AGATGTGTTTTAGCACTGTTACTTCTCAGTCGTCTATGTTTTCTTGACTCCTCTCTCCTGATAATCATCAGGCCAGTTTTAAAAATG GTCACCATGACTGGGTCTGTCTTTCAACTAGCTTTCATAATTGTTGCTGTCGTCCTTGTACTGATAAGAGCAATTCAA tatgtgtgtgtgtgcgattgTGCTGGTTTGGATGTTGCATTTCCTACTCTGACAGTGATTTCCATGGTTACAAGCTTGCTGCACACCATCACTGTTTTTCTTCACTGTGGACCAAGCCATGAGCT AAGGAAGTATTGGCTGTACGGCCTCATCATTATGGACCTACTAAATACCTGCATTACAA CGGCTGCAATATTTGTTGGACTGCGGTGCTTTCAAGAGCAGTGGCTACTAATATTAATGGGAGTTTATGTTATTTGGGAGATCATGTTGTACATCAGTCAGATAAGAAAAGACGGAG ATATTCAGAGTCAGATTCTGGAAAAGAAA ATATCCCCATGGATCATTATGTTTATCATCTTTTCCATACTTAATGTAATGTTTACAATCGCACTTATTGCAGGAGTTTCTTTGGAAAGAATGATAACGTGTTAA